A stretch of the Bacillus licheniformis DSM 13 = ATCC 14580 genome encodes the following:
- the sufD gene encoding Fe-S cluster assembly protein SufD, with translation MTLETKLSVDREYVKSFSEKHQEPAWLQDLRLEALEKAEDLPLPKPDKTKITNWNFTRFDKHTVENKPLDSLDDLSDEVKSLIDLGNEDKTLYVQRDQTPAYLSLSKELQDKGVIFTDIHTAFREHGELVKKYFMKDGVKADEHKLTALHAALLNGGAFLYVPKNVELEAPVQAVYVHESNDTTLFNHVLVVADDNSAVTYVENYISTVNPKEAVFNIVSEVITGANARVQYGAVDNLSAGVTAYVSRRGTALGRDSKIEWALGLMNDGDTISENTTNLHGDGTFGDTKTVVVGRGEQTQNFTTQIIHHGKHSEGYILKHGVMKDSASSIFNGIGKIEHGASKSNAEQESRVLMLSEKARGDANPILLIDEDDVTAGHAASVGRVDPVQLYYLMSRGIPKEEAERLVIYGFLAPVVNELPIEGVKKQLVSVIERKVK, from the coding sequence ATGACATTGGAAACAAAACTATCTGTAGATCGGGAATATGTCAAAAGCTTCTCTGAGAAGCACCAGGAACCGGCATGGCTGCAAGATCTACGCTTAGAAGCGCTTGAAAAAGCAGAAGATCTGCCGCTGCCGAAACCTGATAAAACAAAAATTACAAATTGGAATTTTACACGGTTTGATAAGCATACTGTAGAAAATAAACCGCTTGATTCTTTGGATGATCTTTCAGATGAGGTCAAATCGCTGATCGATCTTGGAAATGAAGACAAAACGCTTTATGTCCAGAGAGACCAGACGCCGGCTTACCTTTCTCTTTCAAAAGAGCTGCAGGATAAAGGCGTCATCTTTACAGATATTCATACTGCGTTCCGCGAACACGGCGAGCTTGTCAAAAAGTACTTTATGAAAGACGGCGTAAAAGCCGATGAGCATAAATTAACTGCATTGCATGCAGCCCTCCTGAACGGCGGAGCCTTCCTTTACGTACCGAAAAACGTCGAGCTGGAAGCTCCGGTGCAGGCTGTTTATGTCCATGAAAGCAACGATACAACGCTTTTCAACCATGTACTTGTCGTTGCAGATGACAACAGTGCCGTCACATATGTAGAAAACTACATCAGCACGGTGAATCCTAAGGAAGCGGTCTTTAACATCGTGTCAGAAGTGATCACAGGCGCGAATGCCCGCGTGCAATACGGAGCCGTCGACAACCTTTCCGCAGGGGTAACGGCTTATGTCAGCCGCCGCGGAACTGCACTCGGACGCGACAGCAAAATTGAATGGGCGCTCGGTTTGATGAATGACGGAGACACCATTTCTGAAAACACGACGAATCTGCATGGAGACGGCACATTCGGCGATACGAAAACGGTTGTCGTCGGCAGAGGAGAACAGACTCAAAACTTTACAACGCAAATCATTCACCACGGAAAGCATTCAGAAGGCTATATTTTAAAACACGGCGTTATGAAAGATTCCGCGTCTTCGATCTTCAACGGTATCGGAAAGATCGAGCACGGCGCGTCAAAATCAAATGCAGAGCAGGAGTCACGCGTTCTTATGCTGAGTGAAAAAGCGCGCGGCGACGCAAACCCGATCCTATTAATCGATGAAGACGATGTAACGGCAGGACACGCTGCATCTGTCGGCCGCGTCGATCCGGTTCAGCTCTACTATTTGATGAGCCGCGGAATTCCTAAAGAAGAAGCAGAGCGCCTCGTCATTTACGGCTTCCTCGCACCGGTTGTCAATGAACTTCCGATTGAAGGCGTGAAGAAGCAGCTGGTCTCTGTGATTGAAAGGAAAGTAAAATAA
- the sufC gene encoding Fe-S cluster assembly ATPase SufC, which yields MAASTLTIKDLHVEIEGKEILKGVNLEIKGGEFHAVMGPNGTGKSTLSAAIMGHPKYEVTKGSITLDGKDVLEMEVDERAQAGLFLAMQYPSEISGVTNADFLRSAINARREEGDEISLMKFIRKMDENMEFLEMDPDMAQRYLNEGFSGGEKKRNEILQLMMIEPKIAILDEIDSGLDIDALKVVSKGINKMRGENFGCLIITHYQRLLNYITPDHVHVMMQGRVVKSGGPELAQRLEAEGYDWIKHELGIEDETVGQEA from the coding sequence ATGGCTGCTTCGACATTAACAATCAAAGATCTTCACGTTGAGATTGAAGGGAAAGAGATTTTAAAAGGTGTAAACCTTGAAATAAAAGGCGGGGAATTCCACGCTGTAATGGGACCGAACGGAACGGGTAAATCAACTTTATCCGCGGCGATCATGGGACACCCTAAATACGAAGTGACGAAAGGAAGCATCACGCTGGACGGCAAGGACGTTCTGGAAATGGAAGTGGACGAGCGCGCTCAAGCCGGTCTGTTTTTGGCTATGCAGTATCCGAGTGAAATCAGCGGTGTTACAAATGCCGATTTTCTCCGTTCAGCGATCAACGCGCGCAGAGAAGAAGGCGACGAGATTTCTTTAATGAAATTCATCCGCAAAATGGACGAAAACATGGAATTTCTTGAAATGGACCCTGATATGGCGCAGCGCTACCTGAACGAAGGTTTTTCAGGCGGTGAGAAAAAGCGCAACGAGATCCTTCAGCTGATGATGATCGAACCGAAAATCGCGATTCTTGACGAAATCGATTCAGGTTTGGATATCGACGCCCTTAAAGTCGTTTCAAAAGGAATCAACAAAATGCGCGGCGAGAACTTTGGCTGCCTGATCATCACGCACTATCAGCGCCTCTTGAACTACATTACGCCTGACCATGTGCACGTCATGATGCAGGGCCGCGTCGTGAAATCCGGCGGACCTGAACTTGCACAGCGCCTTGAGGCTGAAGGATATGACTGGATTAAGCATGAGCTTGGAATCGAAGACGAAACTGTCGGTCAAGAAGCGTAA
- a CDS encoding cation diffusion facilitator family transporter encodes MAHSHGHTGHSHHGSRSANQKALFISFGLIFTFMMIEVIGGILTNSLALLSDAGHMLSDAAALGFSLLAFKIGEKAASASKTFGYRRFEILAAFINGITLLLISLYIFWEAYNRFFSPPEVAGRGMLAIATVGLFVNIAAAWVIMKGDTSGNLNMRSAFLHIIGDMLGSFGAIIAGLLMLFFNWNIADPIASAVVAALVLVSGWRVTKDSVHILMEGKPKDIDAEALKNGLLSIPSVREVHDLHIWSISSDMPSLSCHIVADENSDRDRILKQVSKYLRKECNVEHVTVQIEGERCSPHESCSLGANHPRS; translated from the coding sequence ATGGCTCATTCTCACGGACATACAGGACACAGCCACCATGGCAGCCGATCAGCAAATCAAAAAGCGCTGTTCATCAGCTTCGGTTTAATTTTTACTTTTATGATGATTGAAGTGATAGGCGGAATATTGACGAACAGCCTCGCTTTGCTGTCAGATGCGGGACATATGCTCAGCGACGCTGCGGCGCTTGGCTTCAGCCTCTTGGCGTTTAAAATTGGGGAAAAGGCCGCAAGCGCGAGCAAAACATTCGGCTACAGGCGCTTTGAGATTTTGGCTGCGTTTATCAATGGCATCACCCTGCTTTTGATTTCACTTTATATTTTTTGGGAAGCATACAATCGCTTTTTCAGCCCGCCGGAAGTCGCGGGAAGGGGTATGCTTGCGATTGCGACGGTTGGTCTGTTCGTCAACATTGCTGCGGCCTGGGTAATAATGAAAGGCGACACAAGCGGGAATTTAAATATGCGGAGCGCTTTTTTGCACATCATCGGCGATATGCTGGGCTCTTTCGGGGCGATCATCGCGGGCCTCCTTATGCTTTTCTTCAATTGGAACATCGCCGATCCAATCGCCAGCGCCGTCGTCGCTGCTTTGGTTCTCGTCAGCGGCTGGCGGGTGACGAAAGACTCGGTGCATATATTAATGGAAGGAAAACCGAAAGACATTGATGCGGAGGCGCTTAAAAACGGCCTGCTTTCCATCCCGTCGGTCAGGGAGGTTCACGACCTCCACATTTGGTCGATCTCATCCGATATGCCGTCATTAAGCTGCCATATCGTAGCGGATGAAAACAGTGACAGGGATAGAATTTTAAAACAAGTATCAAAATATCTAAGGAAAGAATGCAACGTGGAGCATGTGACGGTTCAAATAGAAGGGGAGCGCTGTTCCCCTCATGAATCGTGCAGCCTGGGAGCAAACCATCCCCGCTCTTAA
- a CDS encoding carboxymuconolactone decarboxylase family protein, with amino-acid sequence MNQHESEGIIESALHEYKAGIGIFSEKMPGIAAKYNEFTEECFKKGVLSEKDKQLIALGISVNTQDEYCIIYHIKGCLDCGASEEEILEAVGVTAAFGGGAAMSQAVTLVLQAMEEFQQMKH; translated from the coding sequence GTGAATCAGCATGAATCAGAAGGCATTATCGAATCCGCACTGCACGAATATAAGGCGGGGATCGGCATCTTTTCCGAAAAAATGCCCGGAATTGCCGCCAAATACAACGAATTTACCGAAGAGTGCTTTAAAAAAGGCGTGCTCAGCGAAAAGGATAAGCAGCTGATCGCACTGGGCATCAGTGTCAATACGCAGGATGAATATTGCATTATTTATCACATCAAGGGCTGCCTGGATTGCGGAGCATCGGAGGAAGAAATTCTTGAGGCAGTCGGTGTAACTGCTGCATTTGGCGGAGGCGCAGCCATGAGCCAAGCCGTCACGCTCGTTTTGCAGGCGATGGAAGAATTCCAGCAGATGAAGCATTGA